From Callospermophilus lateralis isolate mCalLat2 chromosome 5, mCalLat2.hap1, whole genome shotgun sequence, a single genomic window includes:
- the LOC143400439 gene encoding uncharacterized protein LOC143400439, with protein MVFSWRKDPGTQRLLLWLLLLEAWESGSGQIHYSVPEESKHGTFVGRIAQDLGLELAELVPRLFRVSSKDRGDLLEVNLQNGILFVNSRIDREELCGRSAECSIHLEVIVDRPLQVFHVEVEVKDINDNPPVFPMAVKNLFIYESRQLGSRFSLEGASDADIGTNSLLTYSLDSSEYFALDVKRNDEEIKSLGLVLKKLLNREDTPNHHLLISAVDAGKPELTGTTQVKITVLDVNDNAPAFERSVYKVRLFENAPYGTLIVIVNASDLDEGVNKDIEYSFNTDVSAEILSKFHLDQVSGHISVKGNIDYEETRSYEIQIEATDKGNPPMTDHCTVLVEIVDTNDNVPELVIKSLSLPVLEDAPLGMAIALISVSDRDSGANGQVTCHLTPHVPFKLVSTFKNYYSLVLDSALDRETISDYKLVVTARDGGSPSLWATASVSVEVADVNDNAPLFAQPEYTVFVKENNPPGCHIFTVSAHDTDAQENALVSYSLVERRVGERALSSFVSVHAESGKVYALQPLDHEELELLQFQVNARDAGVPPLGSNVTLQVFILDENDNAPVLLAPQVGGAADTVRELMSRSLGAGHIVTKIRSVDADSGYNAWLSYELQPVAGSARSPFRVGLYTGEISTTRALDESDAQHYRLLVLVKDHGEPALTATTTVLLSLVESSQAPKASRALTGAAGREAALVDVNVYLIIAICAVSSLLVLTLLLYTVFRCSAEPNKDTCGPGKPTLVCSSAVGSWSYSQQRRQRMCSGEGPPKADLMAFSPSLPPCPVNQDREEQLAMDMDLSAKVRTRIKGKISLLKIRRLKNGGCCRTEMTKQIFPNFETRFLIIIKFCALDMEFSWGSGPESQRLLLSFLLLAIWEAGSGQLHYSIPEEVKHGTFVGRIAQDLGLELAELVPRLFRVASKDRGDFLEVNLQNGILFVNSRIDREELCGRSAECSIHLEVIVDRPLQFFHVEVEVKDINDNPPMFLATQKNLFIAESKPLDTRLPLEGASDADIGVNALLTYSLSPNEYFSLEKPSDDPRVKGLGLLLRKSLDREETPEIFLVLTVTDGGKPELTGTVQLLITVLDANDNAPVFDRTLYTVKLPENVPNGTLVIKVNASDLDEGSNGDIIYSFSTDISPNVKSKFHIDPVTGQIFVKGYIDFEECKSYEILVEGFDKGQLPLSGHCRVIVEVEDTNDNVPTLEFKSLSLPIRENTPLGTVVALISVSDRDSGANGQVTCHLTPHIPFKLVSTFKNYYSLVLDSALDRETISDYKLVVTARDGGSPSLWATASVSVEVADVNDNAPLFAQPEYTVFVKENNPPGCHIFTVSAHDADAQENALVSYSLVERRVGERALSSFVSVHAESGKVYALQPLDHEEIELLQFQVSARDAGVPPLGSNVTLQVFVLDENDNMPTLLAPGTGDTGGALNELVQWSVGAGHVVTKVRAVDADSGYNAWLSYELLQLAGGSRSPFRVGLYTGEISTTRALDEADAPRQRLLVLVKDHGEPALTATATVLVSLVESGQVPKTSSRALAGTAGHDAALVDVNVYLIIAICAISSLLVLTLLLYTAFRCSAVPTEGSCRPGKPTLVCSSAVGSWSYSQQRRQRVCSGEGLPKTDLMAFSPSLPDSRDREDQPQTTGDSLAKVSL; from the exons ATGGTGTTTTCCTGGCGAAAAGATCCTGGAACTCAGCGTCTGCTGCTCTGGCTTTTGCTCCTGGAGGCTTGGGAGTCAGGGAGCGGCCAGATCCATTACTCGGTTCCCGAGGAGTCAAAACACGGCACCTTTGTAGGTCGCATCGCTCAGGATCTGGGGCTGGAGCTGGCGGAGCTGGTGCCGCGTCTGTTCCGGGTATCGTCCAAGGACCGAGGGGACCTTCTGGAGGTAAATCTGCAGAATGGCATTTTGTTTGTGAATTCTCGGATCGACCGGGAGGAGCTGTGCGGGCGGAGCGCGGAGTGTAGCATCCACCTAGAGGTGATCGTGGACAGACCGCTGCAGGTTTTCCATGTGGAGGTGGAGGTGAAAGATATTAACGACAACCCGCCAGTATTTCCCATGGCGgtaaaaaatctatttatttacGAATCCCGACAGCTTGGCTCTCGGTTTTCGCTAGAGGGCGCATCCGATGCAGATATTGGAACTAATTCGTTGTTGACTTACAGTCTTGATTCTAGTGAATATTTTGCTTTGGACGTTAAAAGAAATGATGAGGAAATTAAATCCCTTGGACTGGTATTGAAAAAACTTTTAAATCGAGAGGACACTCCTAATCATCATTTACTAATATCTGCGGTTGATGCCGGGAAACCAGAACTCACTGGCACCACTCAAGTGAAGATCACTGTCTTGGATGTAAATGACAACGCCCCAGCATTTGAGAGGTCGGTTTACAAAGTCAGATTATTTGAAAATGCTCCATATGGTACCTTAATAGTGATCGTTAACGCCTCTGATTTGGATGAAGGAGTAAATAAGGACATTGAATATTCTTTCAATACAGATGTATCAGCAGAAATTCTGTCGAAATTTCACTTAGATCAGGTTAGTGGACACATCAGTGTAAAAGGAAACATAGATTACGAAGAAACTAGGTCATATGAAATCCAAATAGAGGCGACAGACAAAGGAAATCCTCCAATGACAGATCACTGCACGGTTCTAGTGGAAATTGTGGATACCAATGATAATGTTCCTGAGTTGGTTATCAAATCATTATCGTTACCCGTTTTAGAAGATGCTCCACTTGGCATGGCCATAGCCCTGATCAGCGTGTCAGATCGTGACTCAGGTGCCAACGGACAGGTGACTTGTCACCTGACGCCACATGTTCCCTTCAAGCTAGTGTCCACTTTCAAGAATTACTATTCTTTGGTGCTGGACAGCGCCCTGGAccgcgagaccatatctgactatAAGCTGGTGGTGACCGCCAGGGACGGGGGCTCCCCTTCGCTATGGGCCACAGCCAGCGTGTCCGTGGAGGTGGCTGATGTGAACGACAATGCGCCATTGTTCGCGCAGCCCGAGTACACAGTGTTCGTGAAGGAGAACAACCCGCCAGGCTGTCACATCTTCACGGTGTCTGCGCATGACACAGACGCGCAGGAGAATGCTCTGGTGTCCTACTCTCTGGTGGAGCGGCGGGTGGGTGAGCGTGCGCTGTCGAGCTTCGTGTCAGTGCACGCGGAGAGCGGCAAGGTGTATGCTCTGCAGCCTCTGGACCATGAAGAGCTTGAGCTACTTCAGTTTCAGGTGAATGCCCGCGATGCTGGCGTACCGCCCCTGGGCAGTAACGTGACGCTGCAAGTATTCATACTGGATGAGAATGACAATGCGCCAGTACTGCTGGCCCCTCAGGTGGGTGGCGCAGCGGATACAGTGAGGGAGCTGATGTCTCGGTCTCTGGGCGCTGGCCACATTGTAACTAAGATACGCTCGGTGGACGCTGACTCTGGCTACAATGCGTGGCTGTCCTACGAGCTGCAACCGGTGGCAGGTAGTGCACGAAGCCCATTCCGCGTGGGACTGTATACAGGCGAGATCAGCACCACGCGAGCCCTGGATGAATCGGATGCGCAGCACTACCGTCTGCTGGTGCTGGTCAAAGACCACGGGGAGCCGGCACTGACTGCCACAACCACAGTGTTGCTGTCTCTAGTGGAAAGCAGCCAGGCGCCAAAGGCCTCAAGGGCCTTGACTGGCGCCGCGGGCCGCGAGGCGGCGCTAGTGGATGTGAACGTGTACCTGATCATCGCCATCTGCGCGGTATCCAGCCTGTTGGTGCTCACCCTGCTGCTGTACACAGTGTTTCGGTGCTCTGCGGAACCCAACAAAGACACTTGTGGTCCTGGAAAGCCCACGCTGGTGTGCTCCAGCGCGGTGGGGAGTTGGTCGTACTCACAGCAGAGGCGACAGAGGATGTGCTCTGGAGAGGGCCCACCCAAGGCCGACCTCATGGCTTTTAGCCCCAGTCTTCCACCATGTCCAGTTAACCAGGATAGAGAGGAGCAACTGGCTATGGACATGGATCTCTCTGCCAAAGTAA GAACAAGAATAAAAGGGAAAATATCTCTTCTTAAGATCCGGCgtttgaaaaatggaggatgctgCCGCACGGAAATGACCAAACAGATTTTTCCTAACTTTGAGACAAGATTCCTAATCATAATAAAGTTCTGTGCGCTTGACATGGAATTTTCCTGGGGAAGTGGCCCGGAATCCCAGCGCCTGCTGCTTTCCTTTCTGCTCCTCGCAATCTGGGAGGCAGGGAGTGGCCAACTCCACTACTCCATTCCCGAAGAGGTCAAACACGGCACCTTCGTGGGCCGCATCGCTCAGGATCTGGGGCTGGAGCTGGCGGAGCTGGTGCCGCGTCTGTTCCGGGTGGCGTCCAAGGACCGCGGGGACTTTCTGGAGGTAAATCTGCAGAATGGCATTTTGTTTGTGAATTCTCGGATCGACCGGGAGGAGCTGTGCGGGCGGAGCGCGGAGTGTAGCATCCACCTGGAGGTGATCGTGGACAGACCGCTGCAGTTTTTTCATGTGGAAGTGGAGGTGAAGGACATTAATGATAACCCGCCTATGTTCCTGGctacacaaaagaatttgttcatTGCAGAATCCAAGCCACTTGATACTCGGCTACCACTAGAGGGCGCCTCTGATGCAGATATCGGAGTCAACGCTCTGCTCACTTACTCGCTGAGCCCCAATGAGTATTTTTCTTTGGAAAAACCATCCGATGACCCACGGGTAAAAGGTCTTGGGCTTCTATTACGGAAATCTTTAGACCGAGAAGAAACTCCGGAGATTTTTTTAGTACTCACTGTCACTGATGGGGGCAAACCCGAGCTGACAGGCACAGTCCAGTTACTCATTACAGTACTGGATGCTAATGACAATGCTCCAGTTTTTGACAGAACACTCTATACGGTGAAATTACCAGAAAATGTTCCAAATGGAACCTTGGTAATCAAAGTTAATGCTTCAGATTTAGATGAAGGCTCGAATGGAGACATTATTTACTCATTTTCTACTGATATTTCACCAAATGTGAAATCCAAGTTCCACATAGACCCAGTTACAGGACAAATTTTCGTAAAAGGATATATTGATTTCGAAGAATGCAAATCCTATGAAATTCTTGTAGAGGGCTTTGACAAAGGACAGCTTCCACTCTCTGGCCACTGTAGAGTTATTGTAGAAGTAGAAGATACCAATGACAATGTCCCAACTTTGGAATTCAAGTCCCTATCACTTCCAATCAGAGAGAACACTCCACTGGGCACCGTTGTCGCACTGATCAGCGTGTCAGATCGTGACTCAGGTGCCAACGGACAGGTGACTTGTCACCTGACGCCACATATTCCCTTCAAGCTAGTGTCCACTTTCAAGAATTACTATTCTTTGGTGCTGGACAGCGCCCTGGAccgcgagaccatatctgactatAAGCTGGTGGTGACCGCCAGGGACGGGGGCTCCCCTTCGCTGTGGGCCACAGCCAGCGTGTCCGTGGAGGTGGCTGACGTAAATGACAATGCGCCATTGTTCGCGCAGCCCGAGTACACAGTGTTCGTGAAGGAGAACAACCCGCCAGGCTGTCACATCTTCACGGTGTCTGCGCATGACGCAGATGCGCAGGAGAACGCTCTGGTGTCCTACTCTCTGGTGGAGCGGCGAGTGGGTGAGCGTGCGCTGTCGAGCTTCGTGTCAGTGCACGCGGAGAGCGGCAAGGTGTATGCTCTGCAGCCTCTGGACCATGAAGAGATTGAGCTGCTTCAGTTTCAGGTGAGTGCCCGCGACGCTGGTGTGCCGCCCCTGGGCAGCAACGTGACGCTGCAAGTGTTTGTGCTGGATGAGAACGACAACATGCCAACACTGCTGGCACCTGGGACAGGTGACACAGGGGGAGCTTTGAATGAACTGGTGCAGTGGTCAGTGGGTGCTGGCCACGTGGTAACGAAAGTGCGTGCAGTGGATGCTGACTCTGGCTACAACGCCTGGCTGTCTTATGAGCTGCTCCAGTTAGCTGGTGGCTCGCGCAGCCCATTCCGTGTGGGTCTGTACACGGGCGAGATCAGTACAACCCGTGCCCTGGATGAAGCAGACGCGCCACGCCAGCGCCTGCTGGTGCTGGTGAAAGACCACGGTGAACCGGCGCTGACCGCCACCGCCACAGTGCTGGTGTCTCTGGTGGAGAGCGGCCAGGTGCCAAAGACCTCCTCCAGGGCACTGGCGGGCACTGCTGGCCACGACGCGGCGCTGGTGGATGTCAACGTGTACCTGATCATTGCCATCTGTGCAATTTCCAGCCTGTTGGTGCTCACACTGTTGCTGTACACGGCGTTTAGGTGTTCGGCGGTGCCCACAGAGGGCTCCTGTAGACCTGGGAAGCCCACGCTGGTGTGCTCCAGCGCGGTGGGGAGCTGGTCTTACTCGCAGCAGAGGAGGCAGAGGGTGTGCTCTGGCGAAGGCCTGCCCAAGACCGACCTCATGGCTTTCAGCCCCAGCTTACCTGATTCTAGGGACAGAGAGGATCAACCACAAACTACTGGAGATTCCTTGGCAAAGGTTAGTTTATAA
- the LOC143399820 gene encoding protocadherin alpha-2-like, translated as MVSSLRRGREVWQCPLLSLLLLAAWEVGSGQLHYSVSEEAKHGTFVGRIAQDLGLELAELVPRLFRVASKDRGDLLEVNLQNGVLFVNSRIDREELCGRSAECSILLEVIVDRPLQVFHVEVEVKDINDNPPVFPITVKTIRFPESRLLDSRFPLEGASDADIGVNALISYKLSSSEFFFLDIQTNDELSQSLFLVLRKSLDREETAEINLLLEAMDGGKPELTGTVQILIKVLDVNDNEPTFAQSVYKVQLLENTTNGTLVVKLNASDADEGSNGEIVYSLSSDMSSSVQTKFKIDNSSGEVRTKGKLDYEETKFYDIHVIASDKGTPTMSGHCKISVKLVDINDNTPEVSITSLSLPIQENAPLGTVVAFITVSDQDSGTNGQVTCTLMAHGPFKLLSTFKNYYSLVLDSALDRETIADYKLVVIARDGGSPSLWATASVSVEVADVNDNAPVFAQPEYTVFVKENNPPGCHIFTVSAQDADAQENALVSYSLVERRVGERALSSYVSVHAESGKVYALQPLDHEELELLQFQVSARDAGVPPLGSNVTLQVFVLDENDNAPKLLTPGVGGTGGVANELVPWSVGAGHVVAKVRAVDADSGYNAWLTYELQVAADGSRSPFRVGLYTGEVSTARALDESDAPRQRLVVLVKDHGEPSLTSTATVLLSLVERGQTPKASSRALAGAADREMALVNVNVYLIIAICAVSSLLVLTLLLYLAFRCSVVPTEGACKPGKPRLVCSSAVGSWSYSQQRRQRVCSSEVPPKTDLMAFSPSLPQGPDSAEGQPPSESKYIGKVGF; from the coding sequence CCAGCTCCACTACTCGGTCTCCGAGGAGGCAAAGCACGGCACTTTCGTGGGCCGCATCGCCCAGGATCTGGGACTGGAGCTGGCGGAACTGGTGCCTCGTCTGTTTCGGGTGGCGTCCAAGGACCGCGGGGACCTTCTGGAGGTAAATCTGCAGAATGGCGTCTTGTTTGTAAATTCTCGGATCGACCGGGAGGAGCTGTGCGGGCGGAGCGCAGAGTGTAGCATCCTCCTGGAGGTGATCGTGGACAGACCGCTGCAGGTTTTTCATGTGGAAGTGGAGGTGAAGGACATTAATGACAACCCGCCCGTATTTCCAATAACAGTTAAGACTATCCGGTTTCCTGAATCTAGGCTGCTTGACTCAAGGTTTCCTTTAGAGGGAGCATCTGATGCAGACATTGGAGTAAATGCTCTTATCTCCTACAAACTCAGCTCTAGTGAGTTTTTCTTTCTAGACATCCAGACGAATGATGAATTAAGCCAATCCTTGTTTCTTGTGTTGAGAAAATCTCTGGACAGAGAGGAAACTGCTGAGATTAATTTGTTACTGGAAGCTATGGATGGGGGGAAACCTGAACTCACCGGCACTGTTCAAATACTTATTAAGGTATTAGATGTGAATGACAATGAAccgacttttgctcaatcagttTACAAAGTGCAATTGTTAGAGAACACTACAAATGGAACTTTGGTGGTTAAATTAAATGCTTCTGATGCAGATGAAGGATCAAATGGTGAGATTGTGTATTCACTCAGTAGTGATATGTCTTCCAGTGTACAGACAAAGTTCAAAATAGATAACAGCTCAGGGGAAGTCAGAACTAAGGGGAAATTAGATTATGAAGAAACAAAATTCTATGATATTCATGTCATTGCATCTGACAAAGGAACCCCAACAATGTCAGGACACTGTAAAATTTCAGTAAAACTTGTGGATATCAATGATAACACACCAGAAGTCTCAATAACATCACTCTCGCTTCCTATCCAAGAAAATGCTCCATTGGGCACCGTCGTCGCCTTCATCACAGTGTCAGATCAGGACTCTGGTACCAATGGGCAGGTGACCTGCACGCTAATGGCCCATGGTCCCTTTAAACTGCTGTCTACTTTCAAGAATTACTATTCCTTGGTGCTGGACAGCGCCCTGGACCGAGAGACCATAGCTGATTATAAGCTGGTGGTGATTGCCAGGGACGGGGGCTCCCCTTCGCTGTGGGCCACAGCCAGCGTGTCCGTGGAGGTGGCGGACGTGAACGACAATGCACCAGTGTTCGCGCAGCCCGAGTATACCGTGTTTGTGAAGGAGAACAACCCGCCAGGCTGCCACATCTTCACGGTGTCAGCGCAGGATGCAGATGCACAGGAGAATGCATTGGTGTCCTACTCTCTGGTGGAGCGTCGGGTGGGCGAGCGTGCGCTGTCGAGCTACGTGTCAGTGCACGCGGAGAGCGGCAAGGTATACGCGCTGCAACCTCTGGACCATGAGGAACTTGAGCTGCTGCAGTTTCAGGTGAGCGCGCGCGACGCTGGTGTGCCACCCCTGGGCAGCAACGTGACGCTGCAGGTGTTCGTGCTGGATGAGAATGACAATGCTCCCAAACTGCTGACACCTGGGGTGGGTGGGACAGGGGGAGTGGCGAATGAGCTGGTGCCATGGTCTGTGGGTGCAGGCCACGTTGTGGCTAAGGTACGCGCGGTGGATGCAGACTCTGGCTACAATGCGTGGTTGACCTATGAGCTGCAAGTGGCGGCGGATGGTTCCCGCAGCCCTTTCCGCGTGGGGCTGTATACCGGTGAGGTCAGCACCGCGCGCGCTCTGGACGAGTCGGATGCGCCACGCCAGCGACTGGTGGTGCTGGTGAAGGACCACGGCGAGCCGTCACTGACCTCCACAGCCACAGTGCTGTTGTCTCTGGTGGAGAGAGGCCAAACGCCAAAGGCCTCTTCAAGGGCATTGGCAGGCGCTGCTGACCGGGAGATGGCGCTGGTGAACGTCAACGTGTACCTGATCATAGCCATCTGCGCTGTATCTAGCCTGTTGGTCCTCACACTGCTACTGTACTTGGCATTTCGGTGTTCCGTGGTGCCAACTGAGGGCGCCTGCAAGCCTGGGAAACCCAGGCTGGTGTGCTCCAGCGCGGTGGGGAGCTGGTCTTACTCGCAGCAGAGGAGGCAGAGGGTGTGTTCTAGCGAAGTCCCGCCTAAGACAGACCTAATGGCCTTCAGCCCCAGCCTACCTCAAGGTCCAGACTCCGCAGAAGGGCAACCACCTTCAGAATCAAAATACATCGGAAAGGtgggtttttaa